The proteins below come from a single Deltaproteobacteria bacterium genomic window:
- the lexA gene encoding repressor LexA: MKLTRRQREVLEFIKQSIARQGFPPSIREIGEHFGIYPRAVLDHVRALERKGFVRRRAAKSRAIEVVDFPEKPLRPDTREVPLLRRVAVRRPFLVAEDVEATVAVAREWTGDGEVFLFRVRGGSMAPFILEGDLVLVSSQTTVEGGDVVLALAGREAVVRRLRREDRFILLEPENPAWKSLRFGEDSPDLRILGRVIGIYRRL, encoded by the coding sequence ATGAAGCTGACGCGCCGCCAGAGGGAGGTACTTGAATTCATCAAACAGTCAATCGCCAGACAGGGATTCCCCCCGTCGATAAGGGAGATAGGAGAGCATTTCGGCATCTACCCCCGTGCGGTTCTTGATCATGTGCGGGCCCTGGAAAGGAAGGGCTTTGTCAGGCGGAGGGCAGCAAAGAGCCGGGCTATCGAAGTCGTCGATTTCCCGGAGAAACCTCTCCGGCCAGACACCCGAGAGGTGCCTCTCCTCAGAAGGGTGGCGGTTCGAAGACCCTTCCTCGTCGCAGAAGACGTCGAGGCCACGGTGGCCGTTGCCAGAGAGTGGACAGGGGACGGGGAAGTCTTCCTTTTCAGGGTTCGAGGGGGAAGCATGGCACCTTTCATCCTGGAGGGAGATCTGGTTTTGGTGAGCTCCCAAACCACCGTGGAGGGGGGAGACGTGGTGCTGGCCCTGGCCGGCCGGGAGGCTGTGGTGCGGCGCCTCCGGAGAGAGGATCGATTTATCCTCCTGGAACCCGAGAATCCTGCCTGGAAGAGCCTCCGCTTCGGGGAAGACTCTCCGGATCTCCGTATACTCGGTAGGGTGATCGGGATTTACAGGAGACTTTGA
- a CDS encoding response regulator: MEQVQILRREREIPREGVIRSMMRQSGIHKSKARILVVDDEPEIASVLRDLLVFAGFDVETAANGKQAIDLLTTARHFDLMITDMKMPEMDGLELLKMTHQLKKHLPVIILTGCATVDNGIHSLEEGAYDYVLKPFNTEKLILVVREALKYRS; the protein is encoded by the coding sequence ATGGAACAGGTCCAGATCCTTAGAAGAGAAAGAGAGATCCCCCGTGAGGGAGTGATCCGCAGTATGATGAGACAGTCGGGCATTCACAAATCAAAGGCCAGGATACTGGTTGTAGACGATGAACCAGAGATCGCCTCGGTCCTCCGAGACCTCCTGGTATTTGCGGGGTTCGACGTGGAGACAGCCGCAAATGGAAAACAGGCCATAGACCTGCTCACCACGGCTCGTCACTTCGATCTCATGATCACAGACATGAAGATGCCGGAGATGGACGGACTGGAGCTCCTAAAGATGACCCATCAGCTGAAGAAGCACCTCCCCGTGATCATCCTCACAGGTTGCGCAACCGTGGACAATGGAATCCACTCCCTGGAGGAAGGCGCCTACGACTATGTCCTCAAACCCTTCAATACCGAGAAACTCATCCTCGTGGTCCGTGAGGCTTTGAAGTACAGGTCTTGA
- a CDS encoding vitamin B12-dependent ribonucleotide reductase encodes MSQGKMGERDPQREEPEQDAGLSEERGRRGIVRRYFTKKGVSPFDTLEWERRSAAITNEKGEKVFEQRDLEFPSSWSQMAVNVVASKYFRGILGTSERESSLRQLIGRVVETITRWGASQGYFTSGDDRDAFQDELSHLLLYQMASFNSPVWFNCGIEEKPQCSACFINSVQDSMASILELAKVEGMLFKHGSGTGTNLSFLRSSREHLSGGGTASGPVSFMKGYDAFAGVIKSGGKTRRAAKMVILNADHPDIIEFINAKKEEEKKAWALIDAGYDGSFNGDAYGSVFFQNANHSVRVPDDFMRAVVEDGTWQTRAVTTGEVMETYRAREVLRLIAEGTHVCGDPGMQFDTTINGWHTCPNSGRINASNPCSEYMFLDDSACNLASLNLLKFLNEAGEFDVQAFCHAVEVMILAQEIIVDNAGYPTEAVARNSRVFRPLGLGYANLGALLMARGLPYDSDSGRSYAAAVTALMTGQAYLTSAKIAGRIGPFEGFEVNRKPMLEVIRKHHRAVSKINSAYVPLEFLGAVHEVWEKAIEEGETHGYRNSQVTVLAPTGTIAFMMDCDTTGVEPDISLVKYKRLVGGGVLKMVNRTVSLALDRLGYSQDEKKEILEFLDRKETIEGAPYLKERDLPIFDCAFKPLNGSRSISHMGHIKMMGAVQPFISGAISKTINVPNETTVDEIMEAYIRSWELGLKAVAIYRDGSKRTQPLSQREKESLERKGAPYRRRLPDERRALTHKFSIGNHEGYITVGMYDDGTPGEIFVVIAKEGSVVSGLMDCFATAVSLALQYGVPLKVLVNKFAHTRFEPSGFTKNPQIPIAKSLSDYIFRWLASRFLTMEEQAEVGILANPPAGGRQGEAEREREKGFAFAAQEDAPPCPECGSIMVRNGSCYKCLNCGATSGCS; translated from the coding sequence ATGAGTCAGGGGAAGATGGGGGAGCGAGATCCTCAAAGAGAGGAACCCGAGCAGGATGCGGGTCTTTCCGAGGAGAGGGGGAGGCGGGGAATCGTCCGCCGCTATTTCACGAAGAAGGGCGTCTCTCCCTTTGACACCCTCGAGTGGGAGCGGAGGAGCGCTGCCATCACCAACGAGAAGGGGGAAAAGGTGTTCGAGCAGAGAGACCTGGAGTTTCCCTCTTCATGGTCTCAGATGGCCGTAAACGTGGTGGCTTCCAAGTACTTCAGGGGTATACTGGGCACTTCTGAAAGGGAATCCAGCCTCCGGCAACTCATCGGGAGGGTCGTTGAGACCATCACACGCTGGGGAGCATCACAGGGATACTTCACATCCGGTGACGACCGGGATGCCTTCCAGGACGAACTCTCTCATCTCCTTCTTTACCAGATGGCCTCCTTCAATAGCCCTGTCTGGTTCAACTGCGGCATAGAAGAAAAACCGCAGTGCTCGGCGTGTTTTATCAACTCGGTCCAGGATTCGATGGCCTCCATCCTCGAACTGGCCAAGGTTGAAGGCATGCTGTTCAAGCACGGTTCCGGCACGGGTACAAACCTCTCCTTCCTCCGCTCTTCAAGGGAACATCTGTCAGGAGGTGGAACGGCCTCGGGTCCTGTCTCCTTCATGAAGGGATATGATGCTTTTGCAGGCGTTATCAAATCCGGAGGCAAGACCCGAAGGGCTGCAAAGATGGTGATCCTAAATGCAGACCATCCCGATATCATAGAATTCATAAATGCAAAGAAGGAGGAAGAGAAGAAGGCATGGGCCCTTATCGACGCGGGGTACGACGGTTCCTTCAACGGCGATGCTTACGGTTCCGTCTTCTTTCAGAACGCCAACCACAGTGTGAGGGTTCCGGACGATTTCATGAGGGCCGTCGTGGAGGACGGCACCTGGCAGACCCGTGCAGTCACCACCGGGGAGGTGATGGAGACCTATCGGGCCAGGGAAGTCCTCCGCCTTATCGCGGAGGGGACCCATGTGTGTGGTGATCCCGGCATGCAGTTCGATACCACGATAAACGGCTGGCACACCTGCCCCAACAGCGGGCGGATCAATGCCTCGAATCCCTGCAGCGAGTATATGTTTCTCGATGATTCGGCTTGTAATCTGGCCTCCTTGAACCTCCTGAAGTTCCTGAACGAGGCGGGGGAGTTTGACGTGCAGGCCTTCTGTCACGCCGTAGAGGTCATGATCCTCGCCCAGGAGATCATCGTGGACAATGCCGGCTACCCCACCGAGGCGGTCGCAAGAAACAGCCGCGTTTTCCGCCCTCTTGGACTCGGCTACGCCAACCTGGGCGCCTTGCTGATGGCCCGGGGCCTTCCCTATGACAGCGACTCGGGAAGGAGCTATGCCGCGGCGGTGACCGCCCTTATGACGGGGCAGGCCTATTTGACCTCTGCCAAGATTGCGGGGAGAATCGGACCCTTTGAAGGGTTTGAGGTGAATCGCAAGCCCATGCTCGAGGTGATTCGGAAACACCACCGGGCGGTTTCCAAGATAAACTCCGCCTATGTTCCCCTAGAGTTTCTCGGGGCCGTCCACGAGGTGTGGGAGAAGGCGATAGAGGAGGGGGAGACCCATGGGTATCGAAATTCTCAGGTCACGGTTCTGGCTCCGACAGGAACGATCGCCTTCATGATGGACTGCGACACCACGGGGGTCGAGCCTGATATCTCTCTGGTCAAATACAAGAGGCTGGTGGGTGGAGGGGTTCTCAAGATGGTCAACCGCACCGTCTCCCTCGCTCTCGATCGCCTGGGTTACTCTCAGGACGAGAAGAAGGAGATCCTCGAATTCCTCGACAGGAAGGAGACTATCGAAGGGGCACCCTATTTGAAGGAGAGGGACCTGCCGATCTTCGACTGCGCCTTCAAGCCCCTCAATGGGAGTCGATCGATCAGCCACATGGGCCATATAAAGATGATGGGTGCTGTCCAGCCTTTTATTTCAGGCGCCATATCCAAGACCATAAACGTGCCGAATGAGACCACGGTAGATGAGATCATGGAGGCCTATATTCGATCGTGGGAGCTGGGCCTCAAAGCGGTTGCCATCTATCGAGACGGGTCCAAACGGACCCAGCCCCTGAGCCAGAGAGAGAAGGAGAGCCTCGAGAGAAAGGGGGCTCCGTACCGCCGCCGTCTTCCTGACGAGAGGAGAGCACTCACCCACAAGTTCAGCATCGGGAACCACGAGGGCTACATAACGGTGGGCATGTACGACGACGGGACGCCAGGGGAGATCTTTGTGGTGATTGCCAAGGAAGGGAGCGTGGTTTCCGGTCTGATGGACTGTTTCGCCACAGCGGTTTCCCTGGCCCTCCAGTACGGAGTTCCCCTGAAGGTACTGGTGAACAAGTTCGCCCACACGAGATTCGAACCATCTGGATTCACGAAGAACCCTCAGATCCCCATTGCAAAATCCCTGAGCGACTATATCTTCCGCTGGCTGGCCTCGAGATTCCTGACCATGGAGGAGCAGGCGGAAGTGGGGATCCTGGCCAATCCCCCGGCCGGGGGGCGGCAAGGGGAGGCAGAAAGGGAAAGGGAGAAGGGTTTTGCCTTTGCTGCCCAGGAAGACGCTCCCCCCTGCCCGGAATGCGGGTCGATTATGGTCCGGAACGGCTCGTGTTACAAGTGCCTGAACTGTGGTGCCACCAGCGGGTGTTCGTAG
- the dnaJ gene encoding molecular chaperone DnaJ yields MVKKDYYEILGVSRNATEDEIKKAYRRLALQYHPDRNPGNREAEEKFKEAAEAYEVLRDPQKRELYDLYGHEGLKGTGFTGFRGFEDIFSSFSDIFEDFFGISSTARRRARTYAQAGADLRYDLTISFEEAAFGTEVEIEIPKTESCPLCKGTGAAPGTSRSQCPYCHGTGQITHSQGFLTISSTCSHCGGEGSVITRPCEECRGTGRIKRKRKINLTIPGGVDTGSRLRVQGEGEPGIHGGPPGDLYVIIHVRPHEFFEREGDDIYCQIPISFPQAALGTRVEVPTLEGTKQIDIPPGTNSGEVFRIRRGGVKHLRGPGRGDQIIQVVVKTPTNLTERQKQLLKEFAELSEEEPEVEHPKKSRWGFFSEKKK; encoded by the coding sequence ATGGTCAAAAAAGACTATTATGAGATCCTTGGTGTCTCACGAAACGCCACCGAGGATGAGATCAAGAAGGCCTACCGGAGACTCGCCCTCCAGTATCACCCAGACCGCAACCCAGGCAACAGGGAAGCCGAAGAGAAGTTCAAAGAAGCTGCCGAAGCCTATGAGGTCTTGAGGGACCCCCAGAAGAGAGAGCTCTACGACCTCTACGGCCACGAAGGCCTGAAAGGGACCGGCTTCACCGGATTCAGGGGTTTCGAGGACATCTTTTCGAGCTTCAGCGATATCTTCGAAGACTTTTTCGGAATCAGCAGCACGGCTCGCCGCAGGGCCCGTACTTATGCCCAGGCAGGGGCGGACCTTCGGTACGATCTGACCATCAGTTTTGAAGAGGCCGCGTTCGGAACAGAGGTAGAGATCGAGATTCCGAAGACCGAGAGCTGCCCGCTCTGCAAAGGCACCGGAGCTGCACCCGGAACATCACGCTCTCAATGCCCCTACTGCCACGGCACCGGGCAGATCACGCATTCCCAGGGTTTCCTGACTATCAGCAGTACATGCAGTCATTGCGGAGGAGAGGGAAGCGTCATCACGCGGCCCTGCGAGGAATGCCGGGGAACGGGGAGAATCAAGAGGAAGCGGAAGATCAATCTCACGATCCCGGGAGGTGTGGATACGGGATCGAGGCTGAGGGTTCAAGGTGAAGGGGAACCAGGCATCCATGGAGGACCGCCGGGCGACCTCTATGTGATCATCCACGTCAGACCCCATGAATTCTTTGAGAGAGAGGGAGACGACATCTACTGCCAGATTCCCATCTCCTTTCCCCAAGCCGCCCTGGGAACCCGGGTCGAGGTTCCCACGCTGGAAGGAACGAAACAGATCGACATTCCACCAGGCACAAACTCGGGAGAGGTGTTTCGGATACGGCGAGGAGGGGTCAAACACCTGAGGGGACCCGGCCGGGGAGACCAGATCATTCAGGTGGTGGTCAAGACTCCGACCAATCTCACCGAGCGGCAGAAACAATTGCTCAAGGAGTTTGCAGAGCTGAGCGAGGAGGAACCCGAGGTGGAACACCCAAAGAAATCGAGGTGGGGTTTCTTCTCGGAAAAGAAGAAATAG
- a CDS encoding zinc ribbon domain-containing protein translates to MPIYEYRVADGHRGCRRCRKGIEVIKPIHDDPLRFCPFCSSPVGRVFSPVSFRMVDRGPSTVETRIREYEKEGMYSHAAELADKEAEKTHREDLKARAMENYKKAGYRDV, encoded by the coding sequence ATGCCTATCTATGAGTACAGGGTTGCCGACGGCCACAGGGGCTGTCGTCGCTGTCGAAAAGGAATCGAGGTCATCAAGCCGATTCATGATGATCCGCTGAGGTTCTGCCCCTTCTGTAGTTCTCCTGTGGGGCGGGTTTTTTCGCCGGTCAGCTTCAGGATGGTCGATAGAGGACCGAGCACGGTCGAAACCCGGATCAGGGAGTATGAAAAGGAGGGGATGTACAGTCACGCGGCGGAGTTGGCCGACAAGGAGGCGGAAAAAACCCATAGGGAGGACCTGAAAGCCCGGGCCATGGAGAATTACAAGAAGGCGGGATACAGGGATGTCTGA
- the groL gene encoding chaperonin GroEL (60 kDa chaperone family; promotes refolding of misfolded polypeptides especially under stressful conditions; forms two stacked rings of heptamers to form a barrel-shaped 14mer; ends can be capped by GroES; misfolded proteins enter the barrel where they are refolded when GroES binds), protein MAAKELKFDQDARTKILEGVNILTNAVKATLGPKGRNVILEKSFGSPTVTKDGVTVAKEVELEDKFENMGAQMVKEVASKTSDTAGDGTTTATVLAQSIYREGYKVVAAGANPMDVKRGIDMAVEEVVKELKKISKPTKEQKEISQVGTISANNDETIGNVIAEAMNKVGKEGVITVEEAKSMETTLDIVEGMQFDRGYLSPYFVTDAEKMVAQLEDAYILLHEKKISNMKDLLPILEQIAKSGKPLLIIAEDVEGEALATLVVNKIRGTLRCAAVKAPGFGDRRKAMLEDIAILTGGRVISEDLGVKLENVSMSDLGQAKRINIDKDNTTIVEGKGDASALEGRVKQIRTQIEETTSDYDREKLQERLAKLVGGVAVINVGAATETEMKEKKARVEDALNATRAAVEEGIVPGGGVAYLRCLEALDKMKTDDADRQTGINIVKKALEEPVRQIVENAGMEGSVVVEKLKGEKGAFGFDAAKEEYTDMVKAGIIDPTKVVRLALQNAASVASLMITTQAIVAEKPEKKAPTPPMPPGGGMY, encoded by the coding sequence ATGGCGGCAAAAGAACTCAAATTTGACCAAGACGCAAGGACCAAGATCCTTGAAGGCGTCAACATCCTGACCAACGCGGTCAAGGCGACCCTCGGGCCCAAGGGGAGAAACGTCATCCTGGAGAAGTCCTTTGGGTCCCCGACGGTGACCAAGGACGGGGTTACTGTTGCCAAAGAGGTAGAACTTGAAGACAAGTTCGAGAATATGGGAGCCCAGATGGTCAAAGAGGTGGCGAGCAAGACCAGCGACACTGCCGGGGACGGAACCACGACAGCCACGGTCTTGGCCCAGTCCATCTATCGGGAAGGTTACAAGGTGGTCGCGGCAGGGGCCAACCCCATGGACGTGAAACGGGGAATCGACATGGCCGTCGAGGAGGTGGTCAAGGAGCTGAAGAAGATCAGCAAGCCGACCAAAGAGCAGAAGGAGATCAGCCAGGTGGGTACGATCTCGGCGAACAACGATGAGACCATCGGAAACGTCATCGCCGAAGCCATGAACAAGGTCGGAAAAGAGGGGGTCATCACCGTGGAGGAAGCCAAGTCCATGGAGACCACCCTGGACATCGTCGAGGGAATGCAGTTCGACCGAGGCTACCTCTCCCCTTATTTCGTCACCGACGCCGAGAAGATGGTGGCTCAACTCGAAGATGCTTACATCCTGCTCCACGAGAAGAAGATCAGCAATATGAAGGATCTGCTGCCCATCCTGGAGCAGATCGCCAAGTCCGGTAAGCCCCTCCTCATCATCGCCGAAGATGTTGAAGGAGAGGCCCTGGCCACCCTGGTGGTCAACAAGATCCGCGGCACCCTCAGGTGTGCCGCAGTCAAAGCCCCCGGTTTCGGAGACAGAAGAAAAGCAATGCTCGAAGACATCGCCATCCTCACAGGGGGCAGGGTGATATCCGAGGACCTGGGTGTCAAGCTCGAAAACGTTTCGATGAGCGACCTCGGACAGGCCAAGCGGATCAACATCGACAAGGATAACACCACGATCGTCGAGGGCAAGGGAGATGCCTCGGCTCTGGAAGGAAGAGTCAAACAGATCAGGACCCAGATAGAGGAGACGACCTCTGACTACGATCGGGAAAAACTCCAGGAGAGGCTGGCCAAACTCGTGGGTGGTGTCGCCGTAATCAACGTGGGCGCTGCGACGGAGACGGAAATGAAGGAAAAGAAAGCCCGAGTTGAAGACGCCCTCAACGCCACCAGAGCGGCCGTCGAAGAGGGGATCGTTCCCGGAGGCGGGGTGGCCTACCTGCGGTGCCTGGAGGCTCTGGACAAGATGAAGACGGACGATGCCGACAGGCAGACGGGGATCAATATCGTCAAGAAAGCGCTGGAGGAGCCGGTCCGCCAGATCGTAGAGAATGCGGGGATGGAGGGGTCTGTGGTCGTCGAGAAACTCAAGGGCGAAAAGGGCGCCTTCGGGTTTGATGCGGCAAAGGAGGAGTATACAGATATGGTCAAGGCAGGGATCATCGATCCTACCAAGGTGGTCCGGCTGGCCTTGCAGAATGCTGCCAGTGTAGCCTCTTTGATGATAACAACCCAGGCTATTGTGGCCGAAAAGCCCGAGAAAAAGGCTCCTACCCCGCCCATGCCTCCAGGAGGCGGAATGTACTAA
- a CDS encoding insulinase family protein — protein MESVRLPEIQSQTLGNGMRVLAVRDRRLPLVTLVLMVKKGAEADEEGRAGQADLALEMLTLGTEKRTSQQIALDVDSLGAHLAFYSGWDASFVEIEGLSEDLPSLVEIISDLVLHPTFPEPEFEQLKKRRIASLIQDQDESEIVADDQFTELVFEGTPYGHPRRGTVDSLRRLALDDLERFHRRHFVADQCVLMILGDIDFEESFMRTEEFMGPMESGQASSERKAFQVPHRAQRRIRIIHRPDLTQSQIRMGHPGIERTSPDFHRFQVANYILGGGGFSSRLMERVRSQKGYTYGISSSFKARRSPGPFVISTFTPNENTGAVMLEILEVVEAFVREGARQEELEGAKNYYLGSYPFRFETPAKIAREILEVELYGLGLQSLSNYPLRISEVTLADISLTVKQRLFPQGFSVVIVGNGDLFKRQVEAMGDVEIIDFQRLVAHRSEG, from the coding sequence ATGGAATCGGTCAGGCTTCCTGAGATTCAGAGTCAGACCCTTGGTAACGGGATGCGGGTGCTTGCCGTACGGGACCGGAGGCTTCCCCTTGTCACTCTCGTCTTGATGGTCAAGAAGGGAGCTGAGGCGGACGAGGAGGGCAGAGCAGGACAGGCCGATCTCGCCCTGGAAATGCTGACTCTCGGGACGGAGAAGCGGACGAGCCAGCAGATCGCCCTCGATGTCGACTCCCTGGGGGCGCACCTCGCATTCTACTCGGGTTGGGACGCGAGTTTTGTCGAGATCGAGGGTCTCTCAGAGGATCTGCCCTCCTTGGTTGAGATTATTTCGGATCTGGTCCTCCACCCGACGTTCCCGGAGCCTGAGTTCGAGCAGCTCAAGAAGAGGCGCATTGCGAGTCTTATCCAGGATCAGGACGAGTCGGAGATCGTCGCCGACGACCAATTCACCGAGTTGGTCTTTGAGGGGACCCCTTACGGTCATCCACGCCGGGGCACGGTCGATTCCCTGAGGAGGCTCGCTCTGGATGACCTTGAAAGGTTTCACCGCAGACATTTCGTGGCAGACCAGTGTGTGCTCATGATCCTGGGGGATATCGACTTCGAGGAGTCCTTCATGAGGACCGAGGAGTTCATGGGTCCCATGGAGAGCGGTCAGGCCTCATCTGAGCGGAAGGCTTTCCAGGTCCCCCACAGAGCCCAGCGGAGGATCCGGATCATCCACCGCCCGGACCTTACGCAGAGCCAGATCCGGATGGGCCATCCGGGCATCGAGAGGACCAGCCCTGACTTTCACCGTTTTCAGGTGGCCAACTACATACTGGGAGGGGGTGGGTTTTCCTCCCGCCTCATGGAGAGGGTCCGCTCCCAGAAGGGGTATACCTACGGGATATCGAGCAGTTTCAAGGCGAGGAGGTCTCCGGGACCTTTCGTGATCTCGACCTTCACGCCCAATGAAAACACAGGGGCCGTGATGCTGGAGATTCTCGAGGTGGTCGAGGCCTTTGTCCGGGAGGGTGCAAGGCAGGAGGAACTCGAGGGAGCGAAAAACTACTACCTCGGCAGCTACCCCTTCAGATTCGAAACCCCGGCCAAGATCGCCAGGGAGATTCTGGAGGTCGAACTGTACGGGCTGGGCCTTCAGAGCCTTTCCAACTATCCCTTGAGGATCTCAGAGGTCACCCTGGCAGACATCAGCCTCACGGTCAAGCAACGCCTTTTCCCTCAGGGCTTTTCGGTGGTGATCGTGGGCAATGGCGATCTATTCAAGCGGCAGGTGGAAGCGATGGGGGATGTTGAAATCATCGACTTTCAGAGACTCGTCGCGCACAGGAGCGAGGGGTGA
- a CDS encoding insulinase family protein: MKRVPQKTVTFRFEEHTLPNGLCVLALPDRTVPVVSFQIHFAAGSRNERPGITGISHLFEHMMFRGSKELGPEEFSRIIQANGGTTNAFTTTDNTSYFENLPAGKLELAMHLEAERLENLRITEENLTTEREVVRSERKYRTVNSPFGLVMEELFAVAFHIHPYRWPVIGWDQDIRNLTLQDCLEYHRVHYAPNNAVVAMVGDLDPDRAFSMMEKHFGHIPSQPPPVPLQVRENPQRGERRTIYKKVAQTPAFFAGFHVPPVTDPDIFPLLVLTSLLCHGKSSRFYQRFIKTGRAVEAKVELGPPPFLTMDPGLLVTAVVASPDEDIQMLERDVWQEIESVRRDPVDEAELDRSKKKLRSSYLMSLQTHFYKGITAGIYRIRAGDHSWINRVEPSYLSVTAEDVMNVANRYLHEDNRTVVTLVPVSPRESEKWGEYE, encoded by the coding sequence ATGAAGAGAGTGCCCCAAAAGACCGTTACCTTCCGATTCGAGGAGCATACTCTCCCCAATGGCCTCTGTGTGCTCGCCCTGCCCGACAGGACCGTCCCTGTGGTGAGTTTTCAGATTCATTTCGCCGCGGGCTCCCGGAACGAGAGACCGGGAATCACCGGTATCAGCCATCTTTTCGAGCACATGATGTTTAGAGGGTCGAAAGAGCTCGGCCCTGAGGAGTTTTCGAGAATAATTCAGGCAAACGGAGGAACCACCAATGCCTTCACGACCACTGACAACACCTCGTACTTCGAGAATCTTCCTGCGGGGAAACTAGAGCTGGCCATGCACCTGGAGGCAGAGAGGCTCGAAAACCTCAGGATCACCGAAGAGAACCTTACCACGGAACGAGAGGTGGTCCGGAGCGAGAGGAAGTATCGGACCGTCAACAGCCCTTTCGGCCTGGTCATGGAGGAGCTCTTTGCAGTGGCCTTCCACATCCATCCGTACCGCTGGCCCGTGATCGGGTGGGACCAGGACATAAGGAATCTCACTCTCCAGGACTGCCTGGAGTATCATCGAGTACACTATGCCCCCAACAACGCCGTTGTTGCCATGGTGGGGGATCTCGACCCCGACAGGGCCTTTTCCATGATGGAGAAGCATTTCGGCCATATCCCCTCTCAGCCTCCTCCCGTTCCCCTTCAGGTCAGGGAGAATCCACAGAGAGGAGAGAGGCGGACGATCTATAAGAAGGTTGCCCAGACTCCTGCTTTTTTTGCGGGTTTTCATGTTCCTCCCGTTACCGACCCGGATATTTTTCCCCTGCTGGTTCTCACCTCGTTGCTCTGCCACGGCAAGTCGTCCCGCTTCTATCAGAGGTTCATCAAGACCGGGAGGGCTGTGGAAGCCAAGGTGGAGCTTGGTCCGCCCCCCTTTCTCACCATGGACCCGGGGCTCCTTGTCACGGCCGTTGTGGCTTCGCCGGATGAGGATATCCAGATGTTGGAACGCGATGTCTGGCAGGAGATAGAGTCCGTGAGGAGAGACCCCGTCGACGAGGCGGAGCTTGACAGGAGCAAGAAGAAGCTGCGGTCATCCTATCTCATGAGCCTCCAGACTCACTTCTACAAGGGAATTACTGCTGGGATCTACAGGATTCGGGCCGGGGATCACAGCTGGATTAATCGTGTTGAGCCGTCCTATCTCTCTGTGACGGCTGAGGATGTAATGAACGTGGCGAACCGGTACCTGCACGAGGACAACCGGACGGTGGTCACCCTGGTTCCTGTTTCTCCCCGGGAGAGTGAGAAGTGGGGAGAATACGAATGA
- the groES gene encoding co-chaperone GroES produces MKIRPLQDRVIVKRVEEEEKTKGGIIIPDTAKEKPIEGKVIAVGKGKVREDGTVQPLDVKEGDRILFGKYAGTEVKIEGEEHLIMREDDILGVVE; encoded by the coding sequence ATGAAAATCAGGCCACTGCAGGATCGGGTAATCGTCAAAAGGGTCGAGGAGGAGGAGAAGACCAAGGGAGGCATCATCATCCCGGATACAGCAAAGGAGAAACCCATTGAGGGTAAGGTTATCGCCGTTGGTAAGGGGAAAGTCAGGGAAGATGGGACGGTGCAGCCCCTCGATGTGAAGGAAGGCGACAGGATCCTCTTCGGTAAGTACGCAGGAACAGAGGTCAAGATAGAGGGGGAAGAGCACCTCATCATGAGAGAGGACGACATCCTTGGTGTAGTCGAGTAG
- the thyX gene encoding FAD-dependent thymidylate synthase, protein MKVIEPCFEILDPLDGDSILRKIEQAGRTCYRSEDRISADSAPAFVRRLIAAGHHSVLEHVSITVRFTCDRGVTHELVRHRIASFSQESTRYANYGKDRFGREITVIKPPFWPEDSPAYREWYEAMKAAEAHYMRLLEQGATPQEARAVLPNSLRSEIVMTCNIREWRHILALRSGPQAHPQMRQIMVPLLEEFCRRIPVLFDDLRPVRKGKSS, encoded by the coding sequence ATGAAGGTTATAGAACCCTGTTTCGAGATTCTTGATCCACTGGACGGAGATTCGATTCTCCGCAAGATCGAGCAGGCCGGGAGAACCTGCTACAGGTCAGAGGATCGGATAAGTGCAGACTCGGCTCCGGCTTTTGTGAGGCGACTTATAGCCGCAGGCCACCACAGCGTGCTCGAGCACGTCTCCATCACCGTGAGGTTTACATGTGACAGGGGAGTGACCCATGAATTGGTCCGGCATCGTATCGCCTCCTTTAGTCAAGAGAGCACCCGCTACGCCAATTACGGCAAGGATAGATTCGGAAGGGAGATCACCGTAATCAAGCCGCCTTTCTGGCCTGAGGATTCTCCTGCTTACAGGGAATGGTACGAGGCGATGAAGGCGGCCGAGGCTCACTACATGCGGCTCCTCGAACAGGGGGCGACGCCCCAGGAGGCACGAGCCGTTCTTCCGAATTCTCTCAGGTCGGAAATCGTTATGACCTGTAACATCCGGGAGTGGCGGCACATCCTGGCACTGAGGTCCGGTCCTCAGGCACATCCTCAGATGAGACAGATCATGGTCCCCTTGCTCGAAGAGTTCTGTCGAAGGATCCCGGTTCTCTTCGACGATCTGCGACCGGTCCGTAAGGGGAAGTCTTCATAG